One Sphingomonas endolithica genomic window, ACGCGGCGATCGCCGCTGGGTCCGACAAGCACTTGCCACGCCAAACACGCTTGCCCCTACGTCGAATGGATACCGCTGTCTCTTTCAGCGAAACATCTAACCCGATATACTCACCCATGGTTGTTCTCCGTGCGATGTATGGGCCCGGCTACCAGTCGTGAGCCCGCGCCTTCATCTATCGGGGAACAGCCACCTTCCGCGCCATCGCTGATCGAGGTAACTCGCTCCCGCAATTACCCCATGTTCGTTAATCTGACCCGTAAAGTCCCAAGGGTACACCTCTCAGCTCCTTCCGCTTACCAGCTCGCTGATGGCGGACGAGAGCCGTGTCGGATACATCGGTATGACTACGTCGCGAGTTCGATTGTGCTGCAGGAACCCCGCGGATCGGCTACCGTCCGATCCAACGCCGCCCCGCATGCCTTCAACAACAGGATCAGCGATGTTTGTGCCACTCCCGATCGTGATTGTTGTTGGCTTCACCCTCCTCCTGATGGTCGGTCTGATCATACGTCGGCGGTCCGAACGCGATCCCCTGTTAGGCAGTCTGCCGCCAGCCGTCGGTTCGAAGCAGGCGATTCCACGGAACGACTCGCCGAGCGCACCATTTGCCGAGTTGCCCCCTGAGACGGAGGCGCAGGTTCGATTGCTGATTGCGGCGGGGCGGAAGATCGACGCGATCAAGCTGACCCGCGACACAACGCGGCTCGGCTTGAAGGAATGCAAGGACCTTGTGGACGCGCTTGGATAACCACACAGGTGACCGCCAGCGGGGCAACTGAACGGGGTCCGCTTCACCAATCTCCGGCCAGCCTCGAGCGATCACATTATCACGCGCTTACGCGGCTCTCCGCTCGGCAGACGAGATCCACTTGAAGCGACCCACAAGCTCTCGAGGGCGTCCCAACAGCAGTCACTCGTTCATCCCGTTTCTACGCGGAACTATGCGATCGAGAATCGCCCACGTCCGACGCTCGCCCCATCAAGGCCGCGACCTCCTCCAGTTGATGAGGTAGCCGAATCCTGGGCCTATCAGGGCCCCGCCGAGCACCCACTCAACCAAGGTCAACGGGCGTTCGTCGGGATCGTGACCAGTCAGAAAAAGGAAGAGGAAGAAAAGCGCGACGCCGCCGAATATGAGTCCAATGGCGGTCAAGAAAGCCTTACGAGAACTTTGCACAAACCCTCTCTTTCGAGTTCCGCCTTTAGACGGCCGGTCATCGACGCAGCAATCCAATAACTACGGCAACCAGTCCGGACCATAAGCGCCCGAAGGTTGCCTCACCACCCGGTTCCTGGGGAGGCGCAATCGCATGCAGGGTCATTGCCGCAACGCGTGCGCCCGGCCGCCGCAAACGTGACGCGCCAGACAGCCGCAGGATTGAGTCGGCGAAACATCGGGTAAAGCCACTGGCGGACGCACCCGTTTTGCCGGTACGCGTTTGGACATGGGCCCGTCCTCGCGAAGGAACGACGAGCCAACCAGTGTGGACAGAAGTGGGAGATTAGTGTGGACCAGCAGCTTCGTTCCTCAACAGTCGCCGAACTCGATCTGGCTCTCGCCCTCTACCGTCGCCTCATCCTCCATCTGTTCGTCGCGGCGGTGCTGTTCATCCCCGTCGCTGTCGGGCTGAGCTACCTTAGCACGGCTCTGTCACCCCCATACGGCGTCATCATCGGCGGAGAGGACATCAGCACTTGGGGCATGCTCGGCATGCTGATCATCATGATCGCGCTGCTGTGGTGGGACGGGCGTGCGATCGCTCGCGTGCTGAATGATCCAGTCGGCTTTCCGCTGATCAGCGGCATCACAGCATTCATCGAAATCGGCCGGCGGGCGCATGCGATGGGCATGGAGTGGAGCGGCTTCTTTGGCCCGCTCAGGCCCAGCAGGAAACGGTGAGGTGTCCGTCCGGCTCCAGGGCGGAAAATTGCAGATAACGTCTATCTAATTCTGCGCTTCCCTGCCCCGCAACTACAAGACCCAGAACCCGACATTCGTTTGATAGGTTTCCGAAAAGCGGTCGTTTGTTCATGCTGATGCAATGATCTGCGCTGGCCCAAGCCCAGGGTGCAGCGACGACAATCAAGCCTCATCCGCATATACGATGTAGCGCAGCGGTCCGCGCGCGATGGCGCCGAACGGATAGCAGGTCGACAGCGCCAACTGGCTAACCGGCGTGTCAGCGAGGGCGAAGCGATCCCAGCGGACGACCGCTGCGCGCGTCACGCGGTAGTGACGGACTGCCCCGTCCAGCGCCTCGACATCGATCACATCGCCAGCGCGGACCCGTTCGAGGAAGCGGAAGTGCGTGTCGCGGTGCGCCGCCAGCACCGCGACACCGCGCGCACCGAGCCGTGCCCCACCTGCCAGCAGCGTCGGCCCGAACGCCATTGCCTGCCCCGACCCGCTGTCCAGCACGATCCGGTCCACGCTCAGCCGTTTGATGCTGATCCGGGCGATCGGCGCCAGGTCCGCCCACGGCCAAGGTTTTTGTGGTGCATGGGTAGCAATGCTGTGGTCGAACGCGCGCTCTAGCAGGATCTGCGCCACGACCGCCTTGGCCGGGACGATCGCGCCGGCGGCGAGGCGAACGACACCGGCGCAGGCGAAGGCGATGCACAGGAAGGTCACCAGACGGCGCCGGAGTACGGGACT contains:
- a CDS encoding class GN sortase; translated protein: MIWLIGPSPVLRRRLVTFLCIAFACAGVVRLAAGAIVPAKAVVAQILLERAFDHSIATHAPQKPWPWADLAPIARISIKRLSVDRIVLDSGSGQAMAFGPTLLAGGARLGARGVAVLAAHRDTHFRFLERVRAGDVIDVEALDGAVRHYRVTRAAVVRWDRFALADTPVSQLALSTCYPFGAIARGPLRYIVYADEA
- a CDS encoding ribosomal protein L7/L12, with amino-acid sequence MFVPLPIVIVVGFTLLLMVGLIIRRRSERDPLLGSLPPAVGSKQAIPRNDSPSAPFAELPPETEAQVRLLIAAGRKIDAIKLTRDTTRLGLKECKDLVDALG